The Lemur catta isolate mLemCat1 chromosome X, mLemCat1.pri, whole genome shotgun sequence genome has a window encoding:
- the LOC123628536 gene encoding elongation factor 1-alpha 1-like translates to MGKEKTHINIVVIGHVDSGKSTTTGHLIYKCGGIDKRTIKKFEKEAAEMGKGSFKYACVLDKLKAECERGITIDISLWKFETSKYYVTIIDAPGHRDFIKNMITGTSQADCAVLIVAAGVGEFEAGISKNGQTREHALLAYTLGVKQLIVGVNKMDSTEPPYSQKRYEEIVKEVSTYIKKIGYNPDTVAFVPISGWNGDNMLEPSANMPWFKGWKVTRKDGNASGTTLLEALDCILPPTCPTDKPLRLPPQDVYKIGSIGTVPVGRVKTGVLKPGMVVTFAPVNVMTEVKSVEMHHEALSEALPGDKVGFNVKTVSVKDVRRGNVAGDSKNDPPMEAAGFTAQVIILNHPGQISAGYAPVLDCHTAHIACKFAELKEKIDRRSGKKLEDGPKFLKSGDAAIVDMVPGKPMCVESFSDYPPLGRFAVRDMRQTVAVGVIKAVGKKAAGAGKVTKSAQKAQKAK, encoded by the coding sequence atgggaaaggaaaagactCACATCAACATCGTCGTCATCGGACACGTAGATTCAGGCAAGTCCACCACTACTGGCCATCTGATCTACAAATGTGGTGGGATCGACAAAAGAACCATCAAGAAATTTGAGAAGGAGGCCGCTGAAATGGGAAAGGGCTCCTTCAAGTATGCCTGTGTCTTGGATAAACTGAAAGCTGAGTGTGAGCGTGGTATCACCATTGATATCTCCCTGTGGAAATTTGAGACCAGCAAATATTATGTGACTATTATTGATGCCCCGGGACACAGAGACTTTATCAAAAACATGATTACAGGCACATCTCAGGCTGATTGTGCTGTCCTGATTGTTGCTGCTGGTGTTGGTGAATTTGAAGCTGGTATCTCAAAGAATGGGCAGACCCGTGAGCATGCCCTTCTGGCTTACACACTAGGTGTGAAACAACTAATTGTTGGTGTTAACAAAATGGATTCCACTGAGCCGCCCTACAGCCAGAAAAGATACGAAGAAATTGTTAAAGAAGTCAGCACTTACATTAAGAAAATTGGCTACAACCCTGACACAGTAGCATTTGTGCCAATTTCTGGCTGGAATGGTGACAACATGTTGGAGCCAAGTGCTAACATGCCTTGGTTCAAGGGATGGAAAGTCACCCGTAAAGATGGCAATGCCAGTGGAACCACACTGCTTGAAGCTCTGGATTGCATCCTGCCACCAACTTGTCCAACTGACAAGCCCTTGCGTCTGCCTCCCCAGGATGTCTACAAAATTGGCAGTATTGGTACTGTGCCTGTGGGCCGAGTGAAGACTGGTGTTCTCAAACCTGGCATGGTGGTCACCTTTGCTCCAGTCAATGTTATGACTGAAGTAAAGTCTGTGGAAATGCACCATGAAGCTTTGAGTGAAGCTCTTCCAGGGGACAAGGTGGGCTTCAACGTCAAGACTGTGTCCGTCAAAGATGTTCGTCGTGGCAACGTTGCTGGTGATAGCAAAAATGACCCACCAATGGAAGCTGCTGGCTTCACTGCTCAGGTGATTATCCTGAACCATCCAGGCCAAATTAGTGCTGGGTATGCTCCTGTACTGGATTGTCACACAGCTCATATTGCCTGCAAGTTTGCTGAGCTGAAAGAAAAGATTGACCGCCGCTCTGGAAAGAAGCTGGAGGATGGCCCTAAATTCTTGAAATCTGGCGATGCTGCCATCGTCGATATGGTTCCTGGCAAGCCCATGTGTGTCGAGAGCTTCTCAGACTATCCTCCTCTGGGTCGTTTTGCTGTTCGTGATATGAGACAGACAGTTGCTGTGGGTGTCATCAAAGCGGTGGGCAAGAAGGCTGCTGGAGCTGGCAAGGTCACCAAATCTGCCCAGAAAGCTCAGAAGGCTAAATGA